In Thamnophis elegans isolate rThaEle1 chromosome 4, rThaEle1.pri, whole genome shotgun sequence, the following proteins share a genomic window:
- the LOC116508402 gene encoding guanine nucleotide-binding protein G(I)/G(S)/G(O) subunit gamma-5-like, with amino-acid sequence MSCASNIAAMKKVVQQLRLEASVSRMKISQAAADLKQFCLQNAHHDPLLTGVSSSTNPYRPQKVCSFL; translated from the coding sequence ATGTCCTGCGCCTCGAACATCGCCGCTATGAAGAAAGTGGTGCAACAGCTGCGGCTCGAGGCTAGCGTGAGCCGCATGAAGATTTCACAAGCTGCAGCTGATCTGAAGCAGTTTTGCCTTCAAAATGCACATCACGATCCTTTATTAACAGGAGTTTCATCAAGTACAAATCCATACAGACCACAGAAAGTCTGTTCTTTTCTCTGA